CTTCGCCTGTAGTCCGCTGTTGGGACTCATTCTCAAAATGTAAATAGAAAAGGGGAGGTAGATGCAGGAGACCAGTGAAAGGGGGTGGGGAGTTGCTGTAGAAAGAAGCGCTGAGTGCAACGCCTACTTCTCGGAATCGCACGAAGTTGCGCTCTTTTTATTTTTCGTCTCTTTTCTTTCCCCTGCTCCCCATTACGGAGCACGCTCGTCTCGTGTCATCGAGGCCGTGTTATCTCGCCCGCCGCGATTGTGCCATTGCGGTAGGTGTGCCGGCATGCCAGCCTTCTCTCTTTTGTTGTGCCACCAGGTATTGTCACACGGCCGATACAAGTGTGGCCTTGCGTATCACGCGGACACACTTGGGTTTGGCCTTCCACCGCCGCTCGCTGTGTGGTGAATCGAACTGAGCTCTCCGTATCGCGCAGAGAATGTGGTTCTGTGAGCCGTTGCCATTGGCAGTCGCCTCTGTCTGCTGGGCATAGTTCAGCCTCGTAGTAGTAACCTTTTCGTTCATTGCCGGGATAGAGAAATACTGGGAAATAAGTTTTTTTGAGTGAACATGTGCCTTGTACGACATTGATTAGTGGCTCATGGCGCATTGACTTGAACTGTCGTATCTTCTATGTTAATATGGCCGCATTGACCAGAGCGGGAGAATCGCTCCATTTCTTTAGTATGCTTGTTCCCCAGCTTTGCATATACCCGCGTTTGCGTTAGTGTCAGCGTCGCTTGTCGAGACTGTCGTATAGGTTTGCCACTGGGCGTCAGCACTAGCGCAAGAAAGCGGTCTTCAGAAAACAGCACTGCTTCTGAGCCACGTGTTCCGGCATTCACGTTGTTCCCACCCACAGCCGCTGTTATAGGCACTAGAGGGCACGCACCTCAGACCTCTTAATCGGCGTAAGATTTAACGGGACGTCTTCGGCCGTCTAGAAGAACTTGTAGCTGATAAAGTTGGTAATCCATCTCGGTAACAAGCATAAGAGGTCAAGAAAACACACtcgcatacacgcacacacccacGCACACAGACGTCCAAGAAAGGACCCTCTTTTCCATGCAAGGCACTTCGGTCGTCACCCTTGTGCTGGCGGAGGACGTATGAACTCCGTGCATTGTATGATAGGGCTCGTGTCAGCCAATCAAAAAACAGGTAAAGATAAAGGAGGTGGGCTCCTCTTTTGTGCGCTACAAATCCTTTCCCAGACGCTTCCATCCAGATTGCGCGTAAGGCGATCAGAGGCGGACAATAAAGGAGCCCTTCTCGTTGGTTCTCTTTTGTGGTTGGCTGACACGACCCGTAGTTTTCGCTGCACAGAGTTGGTGATATGGGATCTAAGCCTATGGGTGACGATCGCATATTTTCCCGTTGTCATGGTCTTAGTAACTTTTATCTACCATGCTATCGCAATCGCTGCAGGCTATTCTATTGTAATATATGTCTCCCTATAGCGGGTCCCTGTACTTGCACGTTCTTTTTCCAGCTGCTCAGGGTTTCAGCAGGCACAAAGAAGCTACAccgttaaaaaaaataataaattctgaggttttacatgccagaacgaCGATCTGATTGTCAGACATGCCGTAGCAGGGGACTCCGCAtcgatttcgaccacctggggtccttttaacgagcaccgaaatctaagtacacgagcgcttttttCATATCGCCCCCAGTCGAAATGCGAccgacttcgagctcagcagcgcaacgccatagccaaaCCCGGCGGGTAGCCGCCCCGTTCTTCACCCCGTGCCTTCTCTCTTCTATAGAGTAGCCTATCCTTGCTAGACTTCCGACTGCGTGGGCCCCGTTGTTCGACGCAAccacagcggggggggggggggggggggggcaccaacGGCCGCGATAAGCGACGCATCGCCTCGGCGTCATCCCGCTCGAGCGGGAGGAGGGGGCCGTTCCCACGCGGTGAGCTGGCCACGCGGTCGCTGCCAAAGTCTGTGCCTCCGCCGCCGAGCCAATCTCGCCCTCCTCGCGATGCTTGTTTTCGGCCCCGGAAGCGATTGGCGACCAGCGTGCGCGCGCATGTTGTCCTGTTTGTGCGCTAGCATGCGCCTTGGACCGCCCTGGTCAGAGGAAGAGCTGATAGCGCGGCGGCGACCAGCGAGCGAGGAGGGACGCCACCGCCATTGTCTTTTTCCTGCGCGCCTGGGCGTTGCTAGGCGGGCTGGCAGGGCGAGCACGCgcgcttgcttgttcgttcggGCATGTAGCGGCGcctttaatgaatgaatgaaccgaGCTCTTAACGGCACTGTGGGACACGGAGGGGGGAGGTAATAGATGAACGGGGAAGCTCGTGGTGGTCGGCATTGCGATATTTTTCGCCCTCTCGTTGTGCACGTGCCTGCCGCCTTGTAGGCTGTGCGCCCAGGCAAATTTCTTTTGCCACGTCGTTCCTGTATTGGGCCGTTCTTTTAGGTGGCTCCGGCGTTAATAACGGGCTTTCGCGACGTCCCAGTCTCGCAACTCGTACAACCGAGCTGAATTGCCGTAGCAGTTGGAATTATAAGCACgttggttaaaaaaaagaaacttagcCACTATGACTCCCAGAGTTCAGGCCGTAACGTGCCGCGTCATTGCTTCGGACGTTTCGAGGCTCTGTACAACGTTCACAGTTCAGCTCGTGGTGGCGTTGCAGTCAGAGCATGACAAATTTTCAGTTGAAGCTTTCCgttgttatttattttatttcatctATTCTTGCCATTCAAACTGTTCTCATAGGGGTTGGCCGAATGTCGACTGCAAGCTCATTTTGTGTCTGGCTATGCTTGCTTTGAGAGTGTCTTGCTTTGATTTGTTTTGTCTTGGTTAAGGCAAGACGCATCTCGTGTATTGGGGAATCGAGAGACATTACTTACGCTCTGATTCATTCATAGAAATCTCTTTTTCCCATCATTGTGCGAAACACGAGTTTGTGGGCGCATTATTTCTTTTACTTACGTTTGTCCTGGTGCGACCAGTGCTACTTATGTTAAGTACGGGCCCAGCTTTAGAGGGAACAATGATTGGCGTGCGAGCAATATTGCTCTCCGCGCTTCCTTTGCCTTTGTTAATAAACTGACCGCATTAACTCTACGTAGATTAAAAAAGGTCATATCTCCGGCCCTCCATGTCTAATATGCACTGTAAGAGGCGCTGGAAAACTATAATTAGCTCCTTCCTCAAACATTGACCTATAGTACCCATGTACAAGATTCCAAATGGCTGCACGCATTACAAGAGACGCTGATAGACCAAGTTAAAAAAAGATAAGTCAGATGATGTCGACCGATCGACATAGCTTTGGTGTCGCGCCCGGTGGCGAGAAAGCTTTCGTTTTACATACAGCGTGCTTACCCGTTCGTGAGGCCGGCGGTATTAAAACGTACGCGTCTCTCTCTGTCCCATCTTTGTCGTTCGCAGGTGACAAGTTTCGGCTGGTGATCGCGACCACCCTTCGCGAGGACGGCTACCCCGACGACGGCGAGTACAACCCGGCCGACACTGGCCCGTCGCGCGCGGACAGCTTCGAGTACGTCATGTACGGCAAGATCTACCGCATCGAGGGGGACGACATCACGGGCGAGACCACCAGACTGTGAGTACATTTCAGGGACTGCCGTCCGGGTTTAGGCTGTTCGCACCTTCCGTGCCAATCTGGAGAAGGAACCCTTCGGGAAGCTTCGAAGCTGGCTTTTCCGCGATGCACGCTCGCGCGAAATATGGCGGCCGGCACGTTGCAAAAGTAATGATTACAGCGAAGCTCGCGCGTCATTATTGACtgcgtgtctttctttttttttttttttcgtcgcacCTTTGTCGAAACTAGAGCGAAATATTTTTGCTATTCACTAAATTATCCTTCTCAAGTAACGATAAGAAAACTTTTAGTAGTAGAGAGAAGTCTTGGTAAGCCAGGAGAGGCGCAAAAACAAAACTCTGGTTGCGGCGCCACATCGAAGTGCCCGCGCCAGCTTCGCCTGGCGTCAGGGCTTTGGCGGCGTCTTTTCGCGTCTAGTTAACTGGCTATTCATAACCCGCTGTACTGTGTTCTTAAGAACGCATGTATACTCGACCTAGCAGGATTTAACAACTTTCCTTGCGCTAAAACGACTCAAATATACGAGAGAAATTGTGGCGGCGCACTTGCGTACAGCCGTTGCAGTTTCAGCGAAAGTtgggctgccttgcgcagctccaggccCGACGTACGGGAGCCCATcctggggtgggctgagagggtGGCGAAGGACTACCGCGAGTAGACCTCTCCCCACCCTCTACCCCGCTGCCCCTTTACTTTTAAAAAGGACGAATGAAGTTGTTACAACTACTAACAGAAGAAACTTTGACCTTAGTTTTCTCTTATAACTAACATCTTTATTTTTCTGCCGAATGAAGGAATGCAGATTTTAAAGAATTTATTTAGCAGTCTAGAATGACCGCGTCCCTTCACCGCACAAGAAGGAAACGCAGCGCACAACGTGCGCAATAGCAATTGAACAGTGTGCTGGCCGTAATATTTTGGGATCATTCGTGTGCTGCGGTAAAGCCAGCATGATCGTTTTCCAAAGGGTCTGCAGCTCGGAAGGACAACTGAGGGGATTCACAGACAGCGCTGCTCGTCTCGTCGCCCGACCTTTTAACGCCTTGCAGTCTTGCTGACCACTCTCGGTTTTCTAATTAATTTATGTCCTGATAGCTCGCTCTCGAAACTCCTTAATTAAAGAGCTGGTCACTGCATTCAAATCAATCAAAATCACGAGTTGGTGCTGCCTTACTTTCCGCCATTTCATTTTCCTACGCGAATGCACCCAGAGATAAAAATGTTAGTAGTAAATAAAGCAGGAGAGCATCGATTGAACCGCTGAGTATTACCGTGCCCGTGTTAGGCGTATTCGAGATCAGCTAGAGTTGAAATGGGAGTATTTTTGTTAGCTATTTGCAAGTTTTGCATGGTAGCAGATTTGGATGTAACGGGAATCGACAGCGATGAAGCGTGGAAAATGGGGAACGGTCGGAAGGCTGGCTAATATTAGTGTCTTACGCCTAGCCACTCCACACTGGGGAGGAAGGCAGTTTGTGGGAAACACAGAGACATTCTAGGAGCGTAAACGATTCTGCGGCGAAACACATGCAAGGAGTTTTTCCTAGTGTCCATTAAACGATGGTGTTGaacaaacgaaaaagaaaaaaaaaagaaaagaaacacacgGCCTGAACGTACCTAAAATATACAAGCGGAGCAGCAATGGGGCGGATACCGTTGTACTGGATCACCTATGCGCCCAGCTCGGCAGTGTACCACCCTGGGTTCCCACTGGCATATGACTTGTGTGAACACAGCTGGTGGTATATCAGTCGGTCTCGGCAGTTGCACATCGTCGATGCCCCCAACGAACGTAAGTTTCTTGGCctttcctttgttctttcttCTGTTCGACTCTTTCAGGGACCAACACGTTAACGATCGAAGGACAGCCTTGTTAGCTGTCCTTCACGCGACTGGACATCTAGTCCGATGCAAGACTCAGTACATGTTGCTGCTTGTGGACGTCTCGTTACGAGTGAAAGCGTTCGCTCTTGCGGCTTATTTCTCCTCGTCTGACACGTGTCGTCCTTTGTGTCGTACGTTTCTGTCGCCTGATGTGTCGTCTCTTTTATTTAAGCCCGCTTTCCATTGCGACGTTTCCATTGGTGATCGCGTTTGTTTGTGCTTCACCGTCTGACGCTTCTTCGCGAAGGCGTTTCTGTTGCTTGTATTGGCCCGCTACCTCCGAACTGTTACCCCTGAGTTCGGCTTCCTGTACCTCTTCGTAGCTATGCAGGAAAGACGCAACTTCCGCAGTTCGGTTCGCTTGCTGTGATCGTTGGCTCGGGGCACATGTAGCGTGGCCGCACTCAGCGGCGCTTAACAGCGCTTCCTGGCTGATTCAAACCGGAGTAGAAAACGCGTGACGTATTCGGTCTCTTGTTATACCGCTCTTGACCATGATTACTGGCGGCGGGGAAGCCATCTTCACGGTCAGGCATGTTCCGCCCAGCGCTTTGTAGCGAGCGCCTCCAATCGCCATCGCTGCCGTATAGAGGCGCGAATTGCCCTCAAAGTTCGTGGTTGCGGCGAGGATTCTGAGTGGTCGCGTGATGCCTTCCATGTGTGATATTGACTTGTAAACGATTTCCGTTGCCTCCCCTGCTGCTGCCCCCTTTGGTGACCAGGGCCCGTGGTGGCGACCGCGTCCGATCGTGGTGGGGGGGTACTCGGGGCATCGATTGTAACCGGACAGATGTGTAGCGGtttcgcgtccccttggcgaccgGCGAGCTCGCTTTTAGTGGCGCGCTCGTTCGCGCGGATCTACAACGCGATGCGTGCCGCTCTGGCGTCTCCTGCGCGCGGGCTGCCCTCGTTAACGCCCATTACTCTAATGCAGGCGCAGCTGCAGTGATTATTTACCCCGCCGCCACGACCGCGCGCTCAATACATTCGGGGGCGGAGCTGCCGCAACCTTTTGGGCACGATGCGCGTTTGCCGATGTCGTTAAGCGTTTGCTGACGCTTTGAGATGCCATCGGCTTCGGGTAGTAAGACGCGTCTGGCAGTCGAAGTCTTCTTCTGCCAGGCAGAGCTACCATACTTGCATGGAAGTCGTAATGAGTTTGGTTACTTGCGAGGGAGCACTTAGGGCTTCGTAAAATAATCCGTGGGTTGAGCTGAGTTTTTTTGTGGAAACGGCAAATTTTTTTATGGAAGAATCGTCAACTGCCGGCGGTTCTCAGATTCCTTCGTCCAGCCGGTTCGTCGTCCTAAAATGTTACTTTCTCGCCTATACAGCATTctcacttttctttcttcttgaaGGCATTTGCACCGCGATGCTGTGTTTTCTTTCAAAGTCTGCGCGGTGGGTTGGGGGTTGCAGCACTCGCGTTGCAACCTCGCTCTGCAACGTGATGTTGCAGCCAATATTTAACGGCGTAGTGGACTCTTGAGACACCGCGCGCCATTTTCAAAATGGTAGCTAGGAGCAAACTGTCGAAAATTTTCGGACTGTGGGTCACGAATAACGGAGCGACAGTAGTAATCGAGGCAAAacgctcttttcttttcttttttgtccggCTCGTTTACCCCCAAAAGAAATTGTCTTCGCGCCGCCGTCTCGGCAAGCAGCCCTTTCTCTATGCTTCGAGCGAATCTTCAGAACGGGGGTTGTGGATGTGTGTTTTTGTGGCGCACGTTAGTCGAGCGTTTTCCCGAGAGTGCTCGCTGCGTCCATTATTTCAGCAAGACCGGCGGTGGCTGAAAAAATAAGCTCTCGtaggaaaagtgagagagagacagagagagttCCTTGCTAGGAGAGAGGGGCAGGCGAAATGCAGGAAGAGGCAGGGACTGGAGACGTCATTCGTCTCGTTGTCAGTCGAGTGGTTCTATGTCGGCACGCTGCGCCTTCGTATTCGTCGTCGTTTGCCGTGTCTTCTTGCTCCCGGCTTTCCATGAGGCCTGCAGGACGTTTTGCGCGCGTATCCGGAGAGGCCGAGAGGAGTTCGGCGTGAGCGTGGCCGGGTTCTGTGTGTCGTAGTTGTCTCTTTGTGTATCACTCTCCGCGCGGGAAATGCCGCGCGAGGTTTTCTGCGCAGCTGTAAAACGCGCCGGTGCTCGGAGGGGCAGGCGGGCGGCGCTCCTCCGAAATAGATGCGCTCCTCTGGCGTCGCGCAGTGGCACGCGGCCCGGCCCGTAGCCAGCGAGCGCGACAAGAGCTGGGTTGGCTCGGGATGCTGTTCCTTTCTATGCGCCGCTGCCGCCCTGCTCGCTTCGGCTGCACCACACAACGCCGCCGGAAGTTCGACGGGAAAGGCATAGGCATCGCTACGGGGAATAGGCATTACGGATAAAGGACGTCGGGAAATGAAAGTACGGAATGAAAgtacgataaagaaaaaaaagtttagatATCTGGGTGCTCCGCTGGCTTTCGCCGCGCTCTGCTCGATGTATTTTGATGCTTCAGGTTGTGGGCCTCGCTCGAGTCTTTCGTTGTTGCCTTCTCGTTTTTTCGTGTGTATGCAAAGGCTTCCCTGCGGTGAACGAGATTTATGGCGCGCTGTTCGCGTTTGTCTCCCGAAAGTTCTTGCCGCGATTTTGTttaagaaaagaaacaagaacaagCGCTCTGGCAGAGTGCGCCTTACCGTACGTCTTGCCACTCTCGCTTCCTGCTTTGTCTCAAACGCCTAATCTGCCCGCGTCGTTTCTTAACGTCGTTAGCTGCCGTTAAGCGAACTTTATTTTCCTGTAatgctaacatttttttttctatgcttctttttttttctgtcttggcAACTCTTTCATTCCAGTGCGCGCTATACTTCTTCCGTCACCGTGTCCATTCCTCGCCACTTTCTCTTTTACGTTTTCTTTCGGCCGACTGCCGCTTCTTGTCGCCACTGCACTGGACTCCCCCTTCCATCTATCTTTCCTTACTTTTGCCCGGTCTAACTGTGGTGTGCACGTCCCTGCCGGCCACTAGCTGGCCACTGGGTAGTCGTAGCAGCAGCAGTAAAGGTGCATGCACCGTGCTTCGGCGGACCTCTCGACCGGAACCACCCCTGCGCGGGGCGTGGGCCCCTGCCGTGCATGCCAAGTGGGCGAGGAGAGAGCAGCATTGCAGCCAGCGAGGGCCATCAGatcaggggggagggggggttaccGCTCGGCGCAAAACCGCACGTATGGCGTACCGGGCCGGCCGGTCCGTGAAAATCTGTCtctggcgctttttttttttttttttcccgcttccTTTGTTTTTCCCATACGAGCCTCTAGATTTCAGCCCTTTCTCTCGCCGTGCCCAAACTCCATTTGTCCGTTACTCTTTCTGTCTCTCCTTCCACTCGTGCGCCTCTAATTCTTCCTTTCgctcttttgttcttttttgttcatCCCCCGCCGTCGCTGTTCTGGGcggcagagcagcagcagcacgctACTTTGTGCTTGCCTGCGTCATTGTTTTTGGACGACGAGGACCGCTAGGGTAAGAGAAGGTGGCTTGCGAGTGGGCAAAGGGGAGTAGCAGTTTTTTCGGAAGTGGAAGGGGTTGGGGGAGGAACCCGGGGCGCTCGCTCGCGCCTCGCGCTTTgcggtttctctctctctctctctctcccccgaGCTCTTTGGCGGCGGTGAAGTGCGGAGGAGAAAGAGGGGGGGGCAACGCTTGGCGTAAGGCGACCCCGCGCTgctgcagccgccgccgccgctggtcgGCCGTTTTGTGTCGCGCTCGGGCCGCCCGCCCGTGCGTTCTCGGGAGCCGGCCGGCGGCGTTGTCGTGTGCGCCGCATTGCCCCTGTGAAGACGGCATGCCCACCAGGCGCTTTTTAGCTAGCACGCTGCCTGGCCACCCACTGTCGTCGTCGCAGCCCAATCGCGGAGATGCTCTGGTATCTCGTCTGGCGCTGCTGGCTCTCGTCCGGTGTGGTTGTCTTCCTGTGAAGCAGCACGTTCCGCGCCTGCTTTGAAGATGCGTCGCCAATCTGTCGTGTCTTCTGTACTGCTATGTCCacgtgtgtgcctgtgtgcgaGTGCGTCCTTGCGCGAGTGCGTCCTCGTGCGTCTCTGCCTCCTTCGAAGTCTGTTGTGCGTGagtcttgcaccgtgtgacttcGGTGGTGCAGCTTCGATGATTCGCCTCCGCTTTAGCGCCTCACGTCTCCGTGCTTGCACACGCTGTACGCCCGTGGCCTGGTCTTGCCTCATTCCGAGTGCtgtcatggtcttgtttaactgcTGCCTTTTGATTCTTCggttgtatcttttttttttctttttgttggtgAATGTTATGCATGCTCCACCGTATTCTCTCTTGAGTCTTAGCTCTTCATTGGTCAATGCTGCCTCAACTGTTCGCTATAAACTTGTAAAGTTAGTCAATTCTGTAAAATAGTTTTGATGGAACAGTGGCTGAAACATTTTTATAGTATCTGAAAGACCCGCTATATTTACGTAAAAATGTTTTGGTGGCGTTAAATTTATCCGTTGGGTCCCTCTGAGGCGTTGTTACTTGAAGCATGAAGTACCGTCAATGTTGCGACACTTCTGTTGCCGTTATCAGTGCGTTCGCTAAGGAAGTCAGCTCGAACGAATATTCAGGTTCGCTGGTGTAACCTGATTTAGCTTTACTAAAGGCTCAGCTCGCTCCGCAGTCCGGACTACCTACAAAATGAGAGCAGGCTAGTTTAACTTAGACCGCTTACCTGCGCGTTGCGATTGAAATTTAGAATCTGTATAAGGCAGTGCATCTTGCAGCTCGCCAAGTGCACCTTGAGCAAGCTTTGTATGCCATTCCCGTCAACGAAGCGCACGTTGCGTCAGAACAACAGTTAACTTTTGCTTCCTTAGAACTTCTTGCTCCACGTTCTTTAGAATTATCGTGTGCATTAGTAAGCTTTCCACACGTAGTGCAGTAAACGGAATCAGTTTAGTTTCTCACGGCCTCAGTGGTCATTCGGCGACGAAACGATTTAGGCTCGACCGAATTGCTGCGTGCGCACTTTCACGGCGCACCATAGGAGCGCTAATCCGTTCTTAGAATCAAAGCTCTTTCACGAGTACAGCGCCGCCCCTTGACTGAATTGGTCAGTACGCTGCGGTAACGATTCGCCGTGTATCCTGCGAAGTGGAATTGCCTGGGCAGCGCTCCACTAGTCCAGTGCCTTCGAATAGACGCTGAAAAGCGCCTACACGTTTACGAAGTTTCATATCGGTAATCGCGGAATACCGTTATCGAAGCACATTGATCGCTTCagtcgaggaggaggaggacgagtAAGGAATAGGACGTCCACTCTCTGGTGGTGAGGCGGAGTGCAGTTAAGTGTCGGGACGTTCTAGAATACGGAGTGAGCTTTCCCCATCGCTGTGCACGTGTCCGCATGGCGATCCTGCAGCTCTCAGGCGTGCGAGGAGAAGACGTGAAGCGGAAGAGCGGTCGCTCTACGCACGGACGTCCGACGACGTTCACCTGGCATGGCTTCAGTGCACGgcccccttttttatttttatttctttatttactaCCTCCTGCCCGTGCTTCATTACCGGCAGCACTAGCACGATGGTGCGAGCCCTGCCATTCAGAGCTCGCGGAGCGTGCGGCGGTGATTGGCGGTGTCCCGGTCGAGGAAGGTGTtgtgccggcggcggcggccgaggcACGCAAAGAGACTCTCACTCTGCTCCTAAACGGCGCTTGGATGACGTATGTGCGCCCAAGCGACAGCGGGGGACGGACATTGAAAGTGTCTTTGCGCACGGATGGCTTCGTTCCAGTGCTGCATTTACAAGGTGACGTAGCGATGGCTGTAAATGCATTATCTGGAATGGAAGGCGTCCGCGCCCGCTCGCCTGTCGGTCTTCTCTCCTGCTTAGCCCCGCCTCCTCTACGTCAGCCTGCGGTCCTCGAGCGTGTGCATCGGCGGCGTCGACGTCGTCTTCGGGTGTGAGTCCTTGCGTCCGCGCGCAAGATGGAGAGCATCGGGCCATGTGCCTCGTGCAGTGCCGTGTGTGCGCGCGGATCGTGTTGTTCTGTAGTTCTATCTCTGTTTCCTTTGTAGTGGTGCGCATCGGGCAGTGCCAACACTCCCATTCTCGATGACCGTTCCGGTCGGGAACCAGTCTCTGGAAATAAAGCTGCTCGTTGTCTGGTTGGGAGCCCATTATTCTTCTTCCTGTCGTACACGACCACGTTGTGTCTGGATCTCTTCGTGTTCTGTATATCTGCATTAGTTTCCGACCTAGAACTGATGTTCTTGTAGCTTCCTTGGGAACGGTGCTTCTTGGGATACTTGGCAGTGGTGCGACTGTGAAGCAATGTGCGAAATCGGAGCAGTTTTCGCCGATGACTACAGACAAGTCACGCAGATTGACATGAGTCATAGCATTTGGTTATTATCGACGTCAGAAACGGCGGAATATATGGCTGGTCACGAAATGTGTGGTTAGGAATAAAGCGAGGGATCTGTGTATTTGAGCTTGGGACAGCTCGTGAAGCTTCAGTGATGCCTAGAATTACATGTCTACGCGCAAATGACATTTAATGAACAAACGAACTGTTCTGCGTAAAGTTCGCTAAAAGAGTCGCTCTTATGAGCTGCGCAAAAGAGGAGGGCTTTGTAATTTTCCATCAATTCCTTGTCACTAGTAAATCTGAAAGCAGAGAAGGGCTTAGCTGAACCTCGTTGCAATAAATACTCAAGGACAGAGAAATGTCTCGGATGACCGCCTTAGAAATTCGGGAAATGTGATTCGATTGAAGGAATGAATTGAAACGATGATATGAAGTTGCACATTTCGTTTCCAGCCTGCCATCATGGTGCACCGATTCTCACGTTGAAATATTCCACGTAGATAAACGTCACCAGCTACCGTAATACTGCGTCTATATAAATCTGGACGAATATGCTCTTTCAGGTAAGTATAGCCGAAGATATGCGCAGCATTCGCTCAAAGCCGGAAATACACCTTATACGCCTACGTAGCTATAGCGATTTGAACTCGTTGTTACAGTGGTGGAAAGTTATAGCGAGCGGAAAATAGTCGTGTTTGCGTTCGGCTTATCGAAAACATTCGCTCGTCACAGAATAAGTACTTCCATGGGCGTACAAAACAAGCCAACGGGTGGGGTTAGTTTATCCTGCGGTTGTATAACTGCCTCGCACTTCAATGCCAAAGTGAAGAGAAAAAGTGAAGCTTTCAGTACTCGCAGTGCTGCTGCAGTGTGCAAACTAACATCAATCGGTTGAGAAGCCAAAAGCGGCCAAATGTCAACGAAACAGCCGTAAACTTTAAAAAATATCCAAGGAGAACTTGTGTTCCTTGTGGCAGGCTCATTCGaacaaaaagaatttttttcaaaTGTATGAAAATGCGAGCAACTGATATCAAAGACGGCGAAGCCGTATAAAGGATCCTTCATACCTTTCGAAAGTTCTAGGGGCCTGGTTTGCTTCTACCGAAATCTACCCAACACTTTGCAATCCCTTAACTATATCCGGCGCAATTCCCTTGCTATACCCGAGCCGTTTCAAATGATTCACTGTGTCCGAGCTTAGTTCTTTTATAGTCTGCGGTATATACAACACAGGTTACTGTTTCTGCGTCGGCTCTTTTGACACTGGCGTTGGGCTGCGTGTTCCGACGGCCTGGTCATAAAGCCGCGCTCTTCGGGGCTGCGATGCAGGCTGCGATTAAATAGCTGATAATTGAAACCGGCCATTCCGGCACGCAAGCATAGTGAGGCTCCCCGATACAGCTTCACAGTAAAACAGACAACCAATCTAATTTCCAGGCCTCATTTCGTCGAACTCTCAATAGACAGTGTTGAGAGAAAAATTACGTCCGCAGATACCAAAGACGTAACGGCTATAGTTTAAAAGACGATCCTATCGACTGTAATCCCATTTCGCAACTTCCACCAAGACAacaaatctctctctctctctctccttgttcGTTAAAGAAGTTCGTTAAAGAAGCTAAGAACCTTTGGATATTGCTCAGTCAGAACGTCATTAATATTCTGGCCTTCAGAGGCGCGCAAGGGCTCGCGAAGGGCTGATGCAGTTATAGACGCACTCTCATAAGAAAGCTGGAAAGACTGCGGAGCATATTTGGCTAGACGgtagtgagggggggggggggggggggg
This Dermacentor silvarum isolate Dsil-2018 chromosome 6, BIME_Dsil_1.4, whole genome shotgun sequence DNA region includes the following protein-coding sequences:
- the LOC119455940 gene encoding DNA-directed RNA polymerases I, II, and III subunit RPABC3 isoform X2, which gives rise to MDLILDVNTMLYPVDLGDKFRLVIATTLREDGYPDDGEYNPADTGPSRADSFEYVMYGKIYRIEGDDITGETTRLASYVSFGGLLMRLQGDPNNLHGFEVDNHVYLLMKKIAF